The Branchiostoma floridae strain S238N-H82 chromosome 17, Bfl_VNyyK, whole genome shotgun sequence genome has a window encoding:
- the LOC118404747 gene encoding CUB and zona pellucida-like domain-containing protein 1 produces the protein MLVGPPYFDFHNVLVIYEGAYFCNRDNRTWLGTQPVCLGPYNNATMVTDDTNTIRLVGGEYYGCVEMYDNVTNQWGPVKGMRSSDPHKMGWAHLVCEDLGFPAGLATSVYPLIKGTGVVDLDFAEYQHITILSDHYRPSYPSTVPKFITVPYYHPTADRVTLRDAIDRVVRGPCASNDYSCNRHYSAMCLACAGQQNKHNSQDINAQVTCTSDSILVSFPRPADNSIQKADVQLVAPPCSADENSTHIFIRAPLTGCGTDRQDTEDDIIYSNTLAINVNASNAIVTRHHVKVITVECRLPRRTTVAVNFDPRSSSVFRSHIVGRGDFAISMELFLSNSFRFPVSEYPLSAELGQMLYVQVQVTSDDTNLQVFADTCMATPTEDPDDSTVLYHLIREGCDEDSTVARYWSPSTMEERFGFQAFAFTSGARKVYLHCDVLLCNATDPSSRCAQGCQAGGRFAREAEVDTDAYLLIQGPIVLNDDQTGRDYSSTGHVTNMVPFFLGACTVMVVAMFIGI, from the exons ATGTTGGTTGGACCTCCCTACTTTGATTTTCACAACGTCCTCGTTATCTATGAAGGTGCATACTTCTGCAATAGAGACAACAGGACCTGGCTTGGGACACAACCTGTGTGTTTGG GTCCATACAACAACGCTACCATGGTTACGGACGACACCAACACGATCCGGCTGGTGGGGGGAGAGTATTACGGCTGTGTGGAGATGTACGATAACGTGACGAACCAATGGGGACCAGTAAAGGGAATGAGGTCATCGGACCCTCATAAAATGGGTTGGGCACACCTTGTCTGTGAAGATTTGGGGTTTCCGGCAGGACTTGCTACTTCGGTCTACCCCTTAATCAAAGGAACCGGGGTCGTCGATCTTGACTTTGCTGAGTATCAACATATCACAATCTTGTCAGACCATTACCGACCAAGCTACCCCTCTACGGTTCCCAAGTTTATCACGGTGCCTTATTACCATCCTACTGCTGACCGTGTGACTCTCCGTGATGCTATAGACCGTGTAGTGAGGGGACCGTGTGCGTCTAACGACTATAGTTGTAATAGGCATTACTCTGCCATGTGCTTGGCCTGTGCCGGACAGCAGAACAAACACAATTCACAAG ACATCAACGCTCAAGTGACCTGCACATCTGACTCAATTCTGGTCAGTTTTCCCCGCCCGGCGGACAACTCCATTCAGAAGGCAGACGTTCAGCTAGTAGCGCCACCTTGCAGTGCTGATGAGAACTCCACCCACATCTTCATCCGAGCCCCTCTTACAGGCTGTGGGACCGACAGACAG GACACAGAAGACGACATCATCTACAGTAACACCCTGGCCATCAACGTCAACGCTTCTAACGCGATTGTCACACGTCATCACGTCAAGGTGATCACCGTAGAGTGTCGTCTGCCGCGACGTACCACCGTGGCCGTCAACTTTGACCCCCGGAGCTCGTCCGTGTTCCGGTCGCACATCGTCGGCAGGGGTGATTTCGCCATCTCCATGGAGCTGTTCCTCAGTAACAGCTTCCGGTTTCCGGTCTCGGAATATCCACTGTCCGCGGAGTTGGGACAG ATGCTGTACGTGCAGGTGCAGGTGACGTCAGACGACACGAACCTGCAGGTGTTCGCAGACACCTGCATGGCCACGCCCACGGAGGATCCAGACGACAGCACCGTGCTGTACCACCTTATCCGCGAGGG TTGTGACGAAGACTCTACCGTGGCTCGCTATTGGTCACCGTCAACAATGGAGGAACGGTTCGGTTTCCAGGCATTCGCCTTTACCAGTGGAGCACGTAAG GTGTACCTCCACTGTGACGTCCTGTTGTGTAACGCCACGGACCCGAGCTCCCGGTGCGCTCAGGGCTGTCAGGCGGGCGGGAGGTTCGCGAGGGAGGCCGAGGTGGACACCGATGCTTACCTGCTGATACAGGGTCCCATCGTGCTGAACGATGATCAAACCG GTCGTGATTACTCCTCAACAGGTCACGTGACGAACATGGTCCCCTTCTTCCTTGGAGCATGCACAGTGATGGTCGTCGCCATGTTTATCGGCATCTAG
- the LOC118404745 gene encoding uncharacterized protein LOC118404745: MRKAIFLLSLALFLVWSKAKGQATESGPSTTTEDPKPCGDFPWNGDDVTVDCDYNYHEIRNGQWWSDLKFEFFGRCNVTCPIEADMLVGPPYLDSRIHDGAYFCNKDNRTWLGTEPVCLGQYNSTTKVTDESNTIRLVGGVFYGCVEMYDDVTNQWGPVRGWNPYSYTHQQRMDWADFVCRNLGFPTVLATLAYPFTTDYVNYLSNLYRPSYPSTVPKFITSDFVTTSFGATLHDAIDRVVRGPCPSNDDWCRNEYFTLCLACAGQQNNGDLQVSDINAQVTCTSDSILVIFPRPADNSIQKADVQLAAPPCSAEDNSTHIYIQAPLTDCGTVRQDTEDDIIYSNTLTINVNASNVIVTRHHVKVISIECRLPRRNTVAVNFDPQSSSVFRSHIVGRGEFTISMDLYLSNSFRFPVSEYPLSAELGQMLYVQVQVTSDDTNLQVFADTCMATPTEDPDDNTVLYHLIREGCDEDSTVARYWSPSTMGERFGFQAFAFTSGARKVYLHCDVLLCNATDPNSRCAQGCQAGGRVVREAGGDTDTDAYLLIQGPIVLNDDQTVRDGASTGHVVSMVSFFLGACAVMVAAMLIDI; the protein is encoded by the exons ATGAGAAAAGCGATCTTTCTTCTTTCCTTGGCTTTGTTTTTAGTTTGGTCGAAAGCCAAGGGCCAAGCTACAGAGAGTGGTCCGTCAACGACTACTGAAG ACCCTAAACCATGCGGAGACTTCCCATGGAATGGGGATGACGTCACAGTGGACTGTGACTACAACTATCATGAAATAAGGAATGGTCAATGGTGGTCTGACTTAAAGTTTGAGTTCTTTGGACGCTGCAACGTTACTTGCCCAATTGAAGCAGACATGTTGGTTGGACCTCCCTATCTTGATTCCCGTATCCATGACGGTGCCTACTTCTGCAATAAAGACAACAGGACCTGGCTGGGAACAGAACCTGTGTGCTTGG GTCAATACAACAGCACAACCAAGGTAACGGACGAATCCAACACGATCCGACTGGTAGGGGGAGTGTTTTACGGCTGTGTGGAGATGTATGATGACGTCACAAACCAGTGGGGACCTGTACGGGGATGGAATCCGTATAGTTACACTCACCAACAGAGAATGGATTGGGCAGACTTTGTATGTAGAAATTTGGGTTTTCCGACAGTACTTGCTACTTTGGCCTATCCCTTTACCACTGACTATGTTAATTACCTGTCAAACCTTTACCGACCAAGCTACCCCTCTACAGTCCCCAAGTTTATCACGTCTGACTTCGTCACTACTTCTTTCGGCGCGACTCTCCATGATGCCATAGACCGTGTGGTAAGGGGGCCATGTCCTTCCAACGACGATTGGTGTAGAAATGAGTACTTTACCTTGTGCCTAGCCTGTGCAGGACAGCAGAACAACGGTGATCTACAAG TCTCAGACATCAACGCCCAAGTGACCTGCACGTCAGACTCCATTCTAGTCATTTTTCCCCGCCCGGCGGACAACTCCATTCAGAAGGCAGACGTCCAGTTAGCAGCGCCACCTTGCAGTGCTGAAGATAACTCCACCCACATCTACATCCAGGCCCCCCTTACAGACTGTGGAACCGTCAGACAG GACACAGAAGACGACATTATCTACAGTAACACCCTGACCATCAACGTCAACGCTTCTAACGTAATTGTCACACGTCATCACGTCAAGGTGATCAGCATAGAGTGTCGTCTGCCGCGACGTAACACCGTGGCCGTCAACTTTGACCCCCAAAGCTCATCCGTGTTCCGGTCGCACATCGTCGGCAGGGGTGAATTCACCATCTCTATGGACCTGTACCTCAGTAACAGCTTCCGGTTCCCAGTCTCGGAATATCCACTGTCCGCGGAGTTGGGACAG ATGCTGTACGTGCAGGTACAGGTGACGTCAGACGACACGAACCTGCAGGTGTTTGCGGACACCTGCATGGCCACGCCCACCGAAGACCCAGACGACAACACCGTGCTGTACCACCTTATCCGCGAGGG TTGTGACGAAGACTCGACCGTGGCTCGCTATTGGTCACCGTCAACAATGGGGGAACGGTTCGGTTTCCAGGCATTCGCCTTTACCAGCGGAGCACGTAAG GTGTACCTCCACTGTGACGTCCTGTTGTGTAACGCCACGGACCCGAACTCCCGGTGCGCCCAGGGCTGTCAGGCGGGCGGGAGGGTCGTGAGGGAGGCCGGGGGTGACACCGACACCGATGCCTACCTGCTGATCCAGGGTCCCATCGTGCTGAACGACGATCAAACTG TTCGCGATGGCGCCTCAACAGGTCACGTCGTGAGCATGGTCTCCTTCTTCCTTGGAGCATGCGCAGTGATGGTCGCCGCCATGTTGATCGACATCTAG